One region of Alosa sapidissima isolate fAloSap1 chromosome 1, fAloSap1.pri, whole genome shotgun sequence genomic DNA includes:
- the si:ch211-252f13.5 gene encoding uncharacterized protein si:ch211-252f13.5: protein MASFGLLFMLCFTGCLCLSRGTAEICRGAHCFGAHNTQCTGAQCLGRTGTSSSQLAAASRGGPLQNRHQHGYNDPASRGQSVPYTIYPPQNGGERSPRQNPRSITAKVYNPECTEGDCATPKRLSRNDTQECKGIECKLPPRIRSKPKPQSCVGEQCSATAGSTGGRARSSVVHLPDRAAQFLGEFSDFTSDLGSSFGIQLTCDAKAGSNEVPSEDALVLQLHMAKGQERLVEELRAQQTQVSDLQSRLSEQQSTLLAQQQDVLEQQRRTQQLLEQVKAQFGLLQDSLNQLSLRAAHAEMGAHTLGSKGQERPPAHESYAVHKVDMEASVMDVGRPLLGCPACTADEYCDFSGERPHCERCTVCPPGFFLVAQCSTHDDRICQDRDECLEITNLCGEQNQCLNTPGGFRCQGMSEREGAAGHCGHGYYYSSHLQECQACSDCDHSPVSVACSAVRDTVCSTSPATEGASGGSGHLSLSWAGNVVLPLSESAHGHAFPSMQLMIQARGDGCGGELVACDGGQLRVRQHGLVWADYNLALRHGCRSFVQACLRLNSSGADGGVADRAQQDEGRDLSGVRVEQREGRALQSASVSAASALEAGQTLGLLLRSASHHCSAAPAGEQLHLHAGSAPPLSLLWLSHDTGAVAMTAQAVASAHYHTNYRPTFRVTSVSDPYVLALTHDERGVRFAESGSLRFVLQQAVYSMGQTCVSEGFTLLAYVSRNGSSAEVARASRHGVHYRDTSVSLSAAATVHAGDALSFEILAPAQCNVRYFGDGSGISMLSLLWVPRATSASLAAGVSPKGLPSGAVRNRALHFHQTSARAEALEVSGAQDPHPQRDLLFHRAGSASVAMELRLIHSCSLLRLTLHRRAHGESAVGAKNEPLAQQVAGQMPEGSQWANVALRASFQVHNGTAVFVTVDCVHGRINQIAHESGSSSMSVLWVAA from the exons ATGGCTAGTTTTGGTCTTTTATTTATGCTTTGTTTTACTGgatgtctctgtctttcccGTGGGACTGCAGAAATTTGCAGAGGAGCGCACTGTTTTGGCGCGCACAACACACAATGCACGGGCGCGCAATGCTTAGGGCGCACAGGGACAAGTTCAAGTCAACTTGCCGCCGCATCGCGAGGTGGACCGCTGCAGAATAGGCATCAGCATGGTTATAACGATCCTGCATCTAGAGGACAGTCGGTTCCGTATACTATATACCCCCCAcagaatggaggagagagatcaCCTCGGCAAAACCCGAGGAGTATAACTGCCAAGGTGTATAATCCAGAATGTACTGAGGGGGACTGTGCAACTCCTAAAAGGCTTTCTCGAAATGACACTCAAGAATGTAAAGGTATTGAATGTAAATTGCCGCCCCGAATTCGTTCAAAGCCGAAACCACAGTCATGTGTTGGGGAACAGTGCTCAGCTACCGCCGGCTCCACAGGGGGAAGAGCCAGGTCCTCCGTGGTGCATTTACCGGACAGAGCTGCTCAATTCTTGGGGGAATTTTCAGATTTCACCTCAGATCTCGGATCTTCGTTTGGAATTCAGTTGACATGTGACGCCAAAGCAG GCTCCAATGAGGTCCCGTCGGAGGACGCGCTGGTGCTACAGCTGCACATGGCCAAGGGCCAGGAGCGCCTGGTGGAGGAGCTGCGGGCGCAGCAGACGCAGGTGTCCGACCTGCAGAGCCGCCTCTCCGAGCAGCAGAGCACGCTGCTGGCCCAGCAGCAGGACGTTCTGGAGCAGCAGCGGCGCACGCAGCAGCTGCTGGAACAGGTCAAGGCCCAGTTCGGCCTGCTGCAGGACTCACTCAACCAGCTGTCCCTGCGCGCCGCCCACGCCGAGATGGGGGCCCACACCCTGGGCAGCAAGGGCCAGGAGCGGCCGCCTGCCCATGAGTCGTACGCGGTCCACAAGGTGGACATGGAAGCCAGCGTGATGGATGTGGGTCGGCCGCTGCTGGGGTGCCCGGCATGCACCGCGGACGAGTACTGCGACTTCAGCGGCGAGCGGCCGCACTGCGAGAGATGCACCGTGTGTCCACCCGGCTTCTTCCTGGTGGCCCAGTGCTCTACTCATGATGACCGCATATGCCAG GATAGAGATGAATGCCTGGAAATAACAAACCTCTGTGGAGAGCAAAACCAATGTCTCAACACTCCAG GTGGGTTCAGGTGCCAGGGCATGTCGGAGCGTGAGGGCGCCGCGGGCCACTGTGGCCACGGCTACTACTACAGCTCGCACCTGCAGGAGTGCCAGGCCTGCTCCGACTGTGACCACAGCCCCGTGTCCGTGGCCTGCTCGGCAGTGCGGGACACCGTCTGCTCCACATCCCCCGCCACCGAGGGTGCTAGCGGCGGCAGCGGTCATCTCTCGCTGTCCTGGGCCGGCAACGTTGTCCTGCCCCTGTCTGAGTCGGCGCATGGACACGCCTTTCCCAGCATGCAGCTGATGATCCAGGCACGTGGCGATGGCTGCGGCGGTGAGCTGGTGGCGTGCGACGGCGGGCAGCTGCGCGTGCGGCAGCACGGCCTGGTGTGGGCCGACTACAACCTGGCCCTCAGGCACGGCTGCCGCAGCTTCGTGCAGGCCTGCCTGCGCCTCAACAGCAGCGGCGCCGACGGCGGCGTGGCGGACAGGGCTCAGCAGGACGAGGGTCGCGACCTGAGCGGTGTGCGCGTGGAGCAGCGCGAGGGCCGGGCCCTACAGAGCGCCAGCGTGAGTGCGGCCAGCGCGCTGGAGGCCGGTCAGACGCTGGGCCTGCTGCTGCGCTCCGCCAGCCACCACTGCAGTGCGGCGCCGGCCGGTGAACAGCTGCACCTCCACGCCGGCTCGGCGCCGCCGCTCAGCCTGCTGTGGCTGTCGCACGACACCGGCGCGGTAGCCATGACGGCGCAGGCTGTAGCCTCGGCACACTACCACACCAACTACCGGCCCACGTTCCGTGTGACGTCCGTGTCGGACCCGTACGTGTTGGCGCTGACGCACGACGAGCGGGGCGTGCGCTTCGCCGAGAGCGGCTCGCTGCGCTTCGTACTCCAGCAGGCGGTCTACTCCATGGGCCAGACGTGCGTGAGCGAGGGCTTCACACTGCTGGCTTACGTGTCACGGAACGGCTCCAGCGCAGAGGTGGCGCGTGCCTCCCGCCACGGCGTGCACTACCGCGACACCTCCGTCTCGCTGTCGGCGGCGGCGACTGTCCACGCCGGCGACGCGCTCTCCTTCGAGATCCTGGCGCCGGCACAGTGCAACGTGCGCTACTTTGGCGACGGCTCGGGCATCAGCATGCTCAGCCTGCTGTGGGTGCCGCGCGCCACCTCTGCCTCGCTGGCCGCCGGTGTCTCCCCCAAGGGCCTGCCGTCCGGCGCCGTGCGCAACCGGGCGCTCCACTTCCACCAGACGTCGGCCCGCGCCGAAGCCCTGGAGGTCAGCGGGGCCCAGGACCCTCACCCGCAGCGCGACCTGCTCTTCCACCGGGCCGGCTCGGCCAGCGTGGCCATGGAGCTGCGGCTCATCCACTCCTGCAGCCTGTTGCGGCTCACGCTGCACCGCCGGGCGCATGGGGAGAGTGCGGTGGGGGCCAAGAACGAGCCGCTGGCCCAGCAGGTGGCCGGCCAGATGCCTGAGGGCAGTCAGTGGGCCAACGTGGCACTGCGTGCCTCCTTCCAGGTGCACAACGGCACGGCGGTGTTTGTGACGGTGGACTGTGTGCACGGGCGGATCAACCAGATCGCCCACGAGTCAGGCAGCAGTAGCATGTCTGTGCTGTGGGTGGCTGCCTAG